One Bosea sp. 124 genomic window, ATGAACATCTGGCTCAGCGTCGAGCCGCCGCCGGCGGCGCAGAGCGCCTCGATCGCCATGGCGACCTCGGTCATGCCGAGGCCGGCGCCGCCGTACTCCTCCGGAATCGCGATGCCGCAGAGGCCGGCATCGCAGATCTCCTGCCAGATCGCGGCCGGGAAGGCCTTGCGGGCATCGAGGTCGCGCCAGTAGTCGAGGCCGAACTTTTCGCCGACGCGGCGCGCCGTATCGGCGAGCATGGTCTGCTCGTCGCTGCGGTCGAAATTCATGTCGGTCTCCCTTCGGTCGCGGGCTGGCGCAGCAGCGGCAACGGGTGTTCGAGCGTCTTGACGACGAGGTCGAGGAACTGGGCGGCGCGCACGCCGTCGATGACGCGATGGTCGCAGGACAGGACGAGCCCGAGTTCCTGCCGCAGTTGCGGCCGGCCCTGCGCATCGGGCCGGAAGACCGGCTTGGTGGCGGCCACGCCCAGGATCGCGGATTGTCCGGGGTTGATGATCGAGACGAGATGGGATGCGCCATACATGCCGATATTGGACACGCTGATGGCGCCGCCCTCGCAATCGGCTGCCGTCAGCCGGCCGTCGCGTGCCTTGGCGACGATGTCGGCGCAGGCGCCTGCGACCGCATCCAGGTGATGCGCGCCCGCGTCGCGCAGGACCGGGACCATCAGGCCGCGGGGGCCGTCCACCGCCAGCCCGACATCGCTGCCGTCCAGCGTGACGATGTCGCCCTCGTCCCAGACCGCGTTGAGCTGCGGCAGGGCGACGAGCGCGCGTCCGACCGCGGCCATGATGATATGGGTGATGCTGAGGCGCAGCCGGCCCCCCGAGGCGTTCAGCTCCTCGCGCATGGCAAGGAGGCCGGTGATGTCGGCCTCGGCCAGCACATAGAAATGCGGAATCGTCTGCTTGGCCTGCGAGAGCCGGCGCGCCACGACCTGCTCGACCGGCGTGGCTGGGCGACGCCGGCCGCCGGCAACCCGGACCGGGGAGCGGGCAGGCGCGGGGCCGGGGGCGGGCGCGGCGGCCAGTGCCGCCTCGACATCCTTGAGCTTGATGCGGCCCTGCGGCCCCGAACCGGAAAGCCGGTCGAGCGCGATTCCGCTCTGCCGGGCGACACGGCGGGCCAGGGGGGTCGCGACGATGCGTGCCCCCGCATCGGCCCCGGCGGGCAAGGCCTGCCGGGGCACGACAGCGGCGGGAGGCCGTGGTGTCGGCGCTTCGGCGGCGGGGGTTGAATCCGGCCCTGTGCCCGAGCCGGCAAGCGCGGCGTCTCCATCCGCCCAGGTCGCGAGCGCGGCTCCGACCTGCACCGTCTCGCCCTCGGCGACGAGGATTTCGCCGATGCGGCCGGCATGCTGGGCCTCGATCTCGGTCGCGATCTTCTCGGTCTCGATGATGAAGAGCACGTCGCCGGTCGCGACCGCGTCGCCCGGACCGACCCGCCACGAGGCGAGCAGGCCCTCGGTCATGGTCAGACCGAGCTTGGGCATGACGATCGCTGCGGGCCCGGCCATCTCAGGCGCCCTTGAACTGCGCGGGGCGCTTCTGAAGGAAGGCCTGGCAGCCCTCATGCGCATCCTGCGTATCGAGCACGAGGCCGATCATCGCCTGCTCGTGGCGCAGTGAGGCCGGCAGCGGCATGTCGAGGCCGTCGCTCATTGTCCGTTTGAGCAGCTTCAGCACCAGTGGCGATTTGGATGCGATCGTTTCGGCCAAGGCGAGCGCCTGCGGCAGTGCTTCGGCGTCGGGCACGACACGGTTGATCAGGCCGAGCTTTTCGGCTTCCGTCGCGTCGATCCGCGCGCCGGTGAACATCAGCTCCTTGGCCTTGCAGAGCGGGATCTGGCGGATCAGGCGTTGCGAACCGCCGGCGCCCGGGAAGAGGCCGAGATTGATCTCCGGCAGGCCGAATTTGGCCGACGCCGCCGCGATGCGGATGTCGATGCAGAGCAACAGTTCGGTGCCGCCGCCCAGTGCCCAGCCGTTCACGGCCGCG contains:
- a CDS encoding dihydrolipoamide acetyltransferase family protein; translated protein: MAGPAAIVMPKLGLTMTEGLLASWRVGPGDAVATGDVLFIIETEKIATEIEAQHAGRIGEILVAEGETVQVGAALATWADGDAALAGSGTGPDSTPAAEAPTPRPPAAVVPRQALPAGADAGARIVATPLARRVARQSGIALDRLSGSGPQGRIKLKDVEAALAAAPAPGPAPARSPVRVAGGRRRPATPVEQVVARRLSQAKQTIPHFYVLAEADITGLLAMREELNASGGRLRLSITHIIMAAVGRALVALPQLNAVWDEGDIVTLDGSDVGLAVDGPRGLMVPVLRDAGAHHLDAVAGACADIVAKARDGRLTAADCEGGAISVSNIGMYGASHLVSIINPGQSAILGVAATKPVFRPDAQGRPQLRQELGLVLSCDHRVIDGVRAAQFLDLVVKTLEHPLPLLRQPATEGRPT
- a CDS encoding enoyl-CoA hydratase/isomerase family protein: MSGTAEKSDAILYERRNAVALITINRPATLNALDMATLAALDEAVARAASDEAVRVVVFTGAGERAFVAGGDIADLDSRQGLPHYLELGERLHAVFRRIETLDKPTIAAVNGWALGGGTELLLCIDIRIAAASAKFGLPEINLGLFPGAGGSQRLIRQIPLCKAKELMFTGARIDATEAEKLGLINRVVPDAEALPQALALAETIASKSPLVLKLLKRTMSDGLDMPLPASLRHEQAMIGLVLDTQDAHEGCQAFLQKRPAQFKGA